The following DNA comes from Streptococcus pasteurianus.
AATCTTACTCGTTGGGACTGGTGTTTACTTAACTGTTCGTCTTGGGCTTCTCCAAATCATCAAACTACCTAAAGCTTTTAAATTAATCTTTACTGATGATAAAGGACAAGGAGATATCTCAAGCTTTGCTGCACTCGCTACCGCACTTGCAGCTACTATTGGAACAGGAAATATCGTTGGGGTAGCTACAGCGATTAAAGCTGGTGGACCTGGAGCTCTCTTTTGGATGTGGGTAGCTGCTTTCTTTGGAATGGCTACAAAATATTCTGAAGGGCTTCTTGCTATTAAATACCGCACTAAAGATGATAATGGTGAAATTTCTGGTGGTCCAATGTATTACATCATCAATGGTATGGGTAAACGTTGGAAACCTTTAGCTGCTTTCTTTGCAGTTGCTGGAGTTTTGGTTGCTTACTTTGGTATTGGGACATTCTCACAAGTAAACTCAATTACATCATCACTTGAAAATTCTTTTGGTTTGGCACCACAAATCGTAAGTGTTGTCATTGCCGTTCTTGTTGCTATCATCATTTTTGGTGGTATTCAATCTATTTCTAAAGTAGCTGAAAAAGTCGTACCTTTCATGGCTATTATTTATATTATTGCCACACTCGCTGTTATTTTTGGTCACGCTAATCAGATTATACCTGCATTCAGTGAAATTTTTTCTGGAGCTTTTACTGGTACAGCAGCTATTGGTGGGTTTACGGGTTCAGTTGTTAAAGAGGCAATTCAAAAAGGGATTGCTCGTGGTGTCTTCTCTAATGAATCTGGATTAGGATCAGCACCTATAGCCGCTGCTGCTGCTAAAACAGAAGAACCAGTTGAACAAGGGCTAATCTCAATGACAGGAACTTTTATTGATACAATCATCATTTGTACTTTAACTGGACTTTCTGTCATTGTTACCGGAAAATGGACTGTCTCTGGTCTTGAAGGAGCTCCACTGACACAAGCTGCTTTTTCATCAGTTTTTGGTATATATGGAGCGCTTGCTCTTACTTTTTGTCTTGTTTTATTCGCCTTTACCACAATTCTTGGTTGGTCTTATTACGGCGAACGTTGTTTTGAATTCCTTTTCGGAACAAAACGCATCAAACTTTACCGTAGCATCTTCGTTGTCATGGTTGCCCTCGGAGGCTTCCTCAAATTAGAATTGATTTGGGTTATCGCTGATATCGTTAATGGGCTTATGGCTTTACCAAACTTGATTGCCCTCCTGGCACTCTCACCTGTCATTATCCATGAAACAAAACGTTATTTTGCCAAGAAATAAAAATTATCCTAAGCTACAGCAAGCTTAGGTTTTATTATGATAAAATAAGATAGGATAAGGAGGCGTGTATGGCTGGACATCAAGCAGCAAAACTCAAACTTCAACAAACTCTTATTTTGTTATTGGATAATGAGACATTTGATCATATCACTGTTAGCAAAATTTGCCGGCAATCCGCTGTAAATCGTTCCACTTTCTATAGCTACTACAGCAATCAGTACGAACTATTGGAAGATGCTTATGATTACTTGACTTCTCTTTTTATTGCTGAATTCGAAGAATATCAAGCTGATTTTAACATGACAGATGAGACGCGTTTTATAGACGATGCCTATCTAATTCCCTATTTAACTTTTGTGAAGAATCATCAACGCATTTATAAAATTTATCTCGAACACGAACATGATTTTCATCATAAAGAACGCTCTGATCGGTTAGTTAACCACATTTTTAAACCGTCTTATTATGCGCATGGTGTTACAGATAAGGTCAAAATGACGTATATGGCTAGCTTCTTCTTAGCAGGTATTACTCAAGTTATCCGAGGTTGGATTTCTAATGATTGTTCTGACGATATTTCATTTATTTCAGAAATTATTCAAACTTGTATTCCAAATGAAGACAAATAAATTAGCTGAGCACTTGTCTCAGCTAATTTATTTTCTTAATTTTTCAAACCGACAACAACTGGAATAATACCGATAAGTAGTACCAGACCAACTAGACTTAAAACGAATCCTATAACAAAATTTCCTGAGCTAATCAAGGCAAAACCACCACCGAAAACAAGCGCAGCAACAACGGAATAGACTACTTTTCCAACTAGTTTTGGATTGACGTTTGGGGCTCCTTTGCCAGCCAAGCGACGTTGAATCACCCAAGAAATCACTTCGAGCAGGAGACCAACGATAGCAACTGGCAAGCCGATATTTTGCAAGTGCCAATCAGGAAGTGTAAACATGCACATCCCAAGAGCCAAGACTAAAGTGCTAACTGTATAGGTAATAAGTGTGATAAAATCTGATTTTTTCATGTTTTGTCCTTTCTATTTACCAAAACGATTTAATATTTATGAGATTTAGCTTTTTCGTTAATGTCTTTTGAACGTGTTTTTGATTTTTCAGCTGATGCTGCTAAACGTTTTTTAGCCTCTTCGACACTTTCACCATCTTTTGTAAAGAATTTTTCAATGAATTTGCCTGAAACTTTATTGAATCCATTGACAGCGCCAGTTTCTGAGGCTTTGTAAGCACCGACAACTGTTTTTTCAATGATTTTATGAGTGGCAACAACTTTTTCGGCAATTTTTTCATTTTTTTCTGTGATTGACATATCCAAGAACTCCTTTCCTTTGATAATCCTAGTATAGAAATTTTTAGCGCCTTTTAACACAACAACTTTTAAAGAAAGTGTCGGATATGAAAAAAACACCCTACGGTGCTTTTCAGAAATAAGAGAGAATGTTTAACTGCAGGATAGCTATTTATTGAGATGATTTTTTACTTTATTGCTCCAATTAATAGCACCATTCTCATAGGCTTCTTCTTGGAGTAAATCAGCAATTGTCAATGTATCCAACTCGTGATAGAATGCAAAAAGTCCTTTTTCCAATGTTTGTTGAACCTTATTTTCAACTTGTTTAACGTGACTTGTATCATCATAGATGTGATGAGCCATATGTTTGAATTCGATAACATTAGCTTGTAAATCAAGAGCAAAAAAGACGTCTTTAAGTGTGATAGTTGTCACAGATTGGGCTAACTGATACCCACCAACTTTACTAGCATTTGATTGAATGAGACCTGCTCTTGTTAATTTAACAAGGATTTTTTTCAAATAAGAATCCGACACTTCTAAAATATCACTAAGAACACGACTTTTAACTGGTGTATGATTTTCTTGTAAAGCTAACATCGTTAGCACATAAACTGCTTGCTCAAAGCTTTTATTTAATTTCATTATGACCTCTTGATTAGTTGTGTTATTAACTCATTAGCGACATCGTCAACATGGACAGGTTTTAGCATCTTTACTAAAACACCCACCACTTTCAAAATAGGAACCATTTTGGCTAAAGTATCAGCTCGTCCATTCCCATAGACAATCGTTGGCTCAACCACTTCTAATGGAATATCTGATTTTTCCAAAGATTCGATAATCAGCTTCTTCCCATTTACAAACGATTTCGGACCGAGAACACCACCAATAAACCCCATTGCTTTCACACGATGTTTTTCAGCAACCCTAAGCATAACTTGAGCAGGTAAATTATTAACTTTTTTAAATAGGTCAACATCTTTTTCTGGTCGTCCAATAAAATCGATAATATAATCAATTTTTTCTGGCAATACTGCTTCAACTGCTCCCACAGATGTGACGTCAACAGCTATATTTTTAATACGCGAATCCTTCAATTCATTTTTTCCAGAACGCGATAAAACGTAAAATTCAGCACTTAAGTCTTTTTTTAGCCAATTTTTAGTGACATTCCGACCGATATAACCATTTCCACCTAATAATACAATTGTTGTCATCACATGCTCCATTCTTTGGATGTTTTTTATCTACGGTTTATATTTTATATCTTGAGACTTTTTTTGTCAAAAGATAAGTTCAAAAAATTCTTAAGATTAATTATCTCAAGAATTTTGGTATTAAAATACTTTAATTTTCCTTTAAATACGCTTCGATAACTTGGAAAACGCCTGATTTGGTATTAGCTGGTGCAATAAATCTGGCTGTTTCTTTCACGCGCTCTGTCGCATTTTCCATAGCATAAGAATGATAAGCCAAAGACAACATGGCTAGGTCGTTATCTCCATCGCCAAATGCCATAAGTTCATCTGGGCTAATGTCAAAAAGTGTCATGATTTGCTTTAATCCCCAAGCTTTATCAATATTTGGTAGGACAACATCAAGCGCTCCAAAACCGCTTGCCATTAGCACCAAGTCAGGAAATTCACGCCTAAAATCGTTGGTTACCTTTTCTTCTGCTGACATTGGAACCTTCATGGTTATCTTATTAATGGCTTCTTGTGGCATTTCAGACATATTATCAAGTAAAATCACATTCGGAAAGCTGTTATTATAGTAATCCAAACTGGCTTTATCTGCTAAGTTATCGCATGAAAAAGCCCCTTTGGTCATATAAGAATGCTCTGGCGATGAAACAACAACATGATAGTCATCAAAATGATGTTCATAGTAAGCAAACAAATGCTCCAACTGCTTCTCACTCAGATTTTTTAAAATCTTGGTCTCATTTTTCACAATAACGTGACTGCCATTGCCGACAACGTAAGCCAATCTATCTGATTGCTCACCAAAAATATGACGCATCCGCGAAATCTGATTACCAGTTGCCACGACAAATAAAATCTCACGTTTTTCTAATTCTTCAAGTATTTTTTCAAATCGCTCAATGTCATATCGCCCATTTTCATCTAAAAAAGTTCCATCCATATCAACTGCGATCATTTTTATCATAAGTCTATTACTCCTCACCATTCACTAAAACATTAACTCATTATATCATGAATTACAAAAAAGAGAAAACGCTTCAAACACTACTGAATTCACTCTAAAGTCAATCAATGAAAGGGCAACATCTGCACAAAATTTATAAAGCGCTTTTCTATTACTTAACCAAATTCAACTATATAAAATTTGTCTATAATTTCATTAGTTTACTATCACTTTATAGTAATAAAAGAAACATTACAACAATTCTTTTATTTCTTTCAACTTTAAAAAAACTTCCGCCAAAAGACGGAAGTTCCAGGAGTTCACATATTTTATACCGATTAACTATTTTGAGTTGATTCTTCGATGGCTTTTTGTCCATTGGTAGCTAAAACTTCCTTGTACCAATAAAAGCTATCTTTCGGTGTACGATTAAGAGTTCCTTTACCTTCATCATCCATGTCAACATAGATAAAGCCATATCGTTTACGCATTTCACCTGTACCTGCTGAAACAATATCAATACAACCCCAAGTTGTGTAACCAATGAGGTTAACGCCATTAGCAATCGCATCTGCCATGGCATTAATATGAGCACGGTGGTAATCAATACGATAATCATCGTGAATTGACCCATCTTCTTCAACCGTATCAAAGGCACCAAGACCGTTTTCAACAACCATTAATGGAACTTCATAACGATCATAAATCTTTTCAAGGTAATATTGAAGACCAACTGGATCATGTGCCCAGCCCCAATCAGAGTAAGTTAAATAAGGGTTTTTAGCACCTGCCGAGAAGTTACCAGATACCTGTTCACCACCTTCGTGAGTTGTCACATTGTTTGACATATAATATGAGAATGTGTACATATCAACTGTGCCGCGTTTCAAATCTTCAAGATCTTCTTCTGTAATATCTAAGTTAACATTGTGTTCTTTCCAAAGACGTTTCGCATAAGTACCGTATTTTCCTTTTACTTGAACATCCCCACAATAATAAATACCAGATTCCCATTTATGTTCGTTAGCTAGAATATCTACCGGATCACAAGTACCTGGATAGAATGTGATACCACAAATCATGTTACCAATCATAAAATCAGGATTGATAGCATGCCCAAGTTGTACTGCTTTGGCTGACGCTACGAATTGGTTATGTAG
Coding sequences within:
- a CDS encoding glycoside hydrolase family 1 protein → MTKTFPKNFLWGGAIAANQAEGAYNEDGRGLVATDVTTGGSVDAPRYMTYIDKDGKPGKVSAMGHNGKIPEGAKYAVLDTEHYPNHVAVDFYHRYKEDIKLFAEMGYSIFRLSISWARIFPNGDDKEPNQAGLDFYRSVFEECRKYNIEPLVSIWHFDTPLALEENYGGWKNRKLIDFYVRYCEVIFNEYKGLVKYWLTFNEINNTTMFLDMFGAKASDADYQEGYQVLHNQFVASAKAVQLGHAINPDFMIGNMICGITFYPGTCDPVDILANEHKWESGIYYCGDVQVKGKYGTYAKRLWKEHNVNLDITEEDLEDLKRGTVDMYTFSYYMSNNVTTHEGGEQVSGNFSAGAKNPYLTYSDWGWAHDPVGLQYYLEKIYDRYEVPLMVVENGLGAFDTVEEDGSIHDDYRIDYHRAHINAMADAIANGVNLIGYTTWGCIDIVSAGTGEMRKRYGFIYVDMDDEGKGTLNRTPKDSFYWYKEVLATNGQKAIEESTQNS
- a CDS encoding RrF2 family transcriptional regulator, which gives rise to MKLNKSFEQAVYVLTMLALQENHTPVKSRVLSDILEVSDSYLKKILVKLTRAGLIQSNASKVGGYQLAQSVTTITLKDVFFALDLQANVIEFKHMAHHIYDDTSHVKQVENKVQQTLEKGLFAFYHELDTLTIADLLQEEAYENGAINWSNKVKNHLNK
- a CDS encoding Cof-type HAD-IIB family hydrolase; the encoded protein is MIKMIAVDMDGTFLDENGRYDIERFEKILEELEKREILFVVATGNQISRMRHIFGEQSDRLAYVVGNGSHVIVKNETKILKNLSEKQLEHLFAYYEHHFDDYHVVVSSPEHSYMTKGAFSCDNLADKASLDYYNNSFPNVILLDNMSEMPQEAINKITMKVPMSAEEKVTNDFRREFPDLVLMASGFGALDVVLPNIDKAWGLKQIMTLFDISPDELMAFGDGDNDLAMLSLAYHSYAMENATERVKETARFIAPANTKSGVFQVIEAYLKEN
- a CDS encoding NAD-dependent epimerase/dehydratase family protein, which translates into the protein MTTIVLLGGNGYIGRNVTKNWLKKDLSAEFYVLSRSGKNELKDSRIKNIAVDVTSVGAVEAVLPEKIDYIIDFIGRPEKDVDLFKKVNNLPAQVMLRVAEKHRVKAMGFIGGVLGPKSFVNGKKLIIESLEKSDIPLEVVEPTIVYGNGRADTLAKMVPILKVVGVLVKMLKPVHVDDVANELITQLIKRS
- a CDS encoding TetR/AcrR family transcriptional regulator, with amino-acid sequence MAGHQAAKLKLQQTLILLLDNETFDHITVSKICRQSAVNRSTFYSYYSNQYELLEDAYDYLTSLFIAEFEEYQADFNMTDETRFIDDAYLIPYLTFVKNHQRIYKIYLEHEHDFHHKERSDRLVNHIFKPSYYAHGVTDKVKMTYMASFFLAGITQVIRGWISNDCSDDISFISEIIQTCIPNEDK
- a CDS encoding alanine/glycine:cation symporter family protein, translating into MLDFFTSLDDIVWGAPLLILLVGTGVYLTVRLGLLQIIKLPKAFKLIFTDDKGQGDISSFAALATALAATIGTGNIVGVATAIKAGGPGALFWMWVAAFFGMATKYSEGLLAIKYRTKDDNGEISGGPMYYIINGMGKRWKPLAAFFAVAGVLVAYFGIGTFSQVNSITSSLENSFGLAPQIVSVVIAVLVAIIIFGGIQSISKVAEKVVPFMAIIYIIATLAVIFGHANQIIPAFSEIFSGAFTGTAAIGGFTGSVVKEAIQKGIARGVFSNESGLGSAPIAAAAAKTEEPVEQGLISMTGTFIDTIIICTLTGLSVIVTGKWTVSGLEGAPLTQAAFSSVFGIYGALALTFCLVLFAFTTILGWSYYGERCFEFLFGTKRIKLYRSIFVVMVALGGFLKLELIWVIADIVNGLMALPNLIALLALSPVIIHETKRYFAKK